The following proteins come from a genomic window of Pirellulales bacterium:
- a CDS encoding NADH-quinone oxidoreductase subunit C — protein sequence MSGQAFVDRLKKKFGAKITGAELGGVDPWIEIAADGLLEICTYLRDEQDLRFDMLNCITCVDYFEPDPKKAAKVTWQPHLEMVYHLWSVPHKRSLVLKVMLPRWRDDEPGQLPEVPSVAEIWPTADWHERETYDLSGIHFVGHPNLRRILCPEDWLGHPLRKDYEMPLEYHGIRGK from the coding sequence ATGAGTGGTCAGGCCTTTGTCGACCGCCTGAAGAAGAAGTTCGGGGCGAAGATTACCGGCGCCGAATTAGGGGGCGTCGATCCTTGGATCGAAATCGCGGCGGACGGCCTGCTCGAGATCTGCACGTATCTGCGCGACGAGCAGGATCTGCGGTTCGACATGTTGAACTGCATCACGTGCGTCGATTACTTCGAGCCCGATCCGAAGAAGGCCGCCAAGGTAACGTGGCAGCCCCACCTCGAGATGGTCTACCACCTGTGGAGCGTGCCGCACAAGCGCAGCCTGGTCCTCAAGGTGATGCTGCCGCGCTGGCGCGACGACGAGCCGGGGCAGTTGCCCGAGGTGCCCAGCGTGGCCGAGATCTGGCCCACCGCCGATTGGCACGAACGCGAGACGTACGATCTGTCGGGCATTCACTTCGTGGGGCACCCGAACCTGCGGCGCATCCTGTGCCCCGAGGATTGGCTGGGGCACCCGCTGCGCAAGGATTACGAGATGCCGCTCGAGTACCACGGTATTCGCGGTAAGTAA
- a CDS encoding DUF2203 domain-containing protein, with amino-acid sequence MSVEVPSHAKLFTLEEANATLPLVRAIVTDLSRLSRELVDRRERLALLRGSRELEPGDPYSAELAQIEDELEKDRGELQGYIDELRQLGVEPKNGIEGLVDFPCHMDGRVVYLCWRLGEPEVLYWHELDAGFAGRQTLTADSVASDSSLSGETDDAPASDGEI; translated from the coding sequence ATGTCGGTCGAAGTTCCCAGCCACGCCAAGCTCTTCACGCTCGAAGAAGCGAATGCCACGCTCCCGTTGGTACGGGCCATCGTGACCGATCTGTCCCGCTTGTCGCGCGAGCTGGTCGATCGACGCGAGCGCCTTGCGCTGTTGCGTGGCTCGCGCGAGCTCGAGCCCGGCGACCCTTACAGTGCCGAGCTGGCCCAGATCGAAGACGAGCTGGAAAAGGACCGCGGCGAACTGCAGGGCTATATCGACGAACTGCGGCAGTTGGGGGTCGAACCCAAGAACGGAATCGAAGGGCTGGTCGACTTTCCCTGCCACATGGATGGCCGAGTCGTCTATCTCTGCTGGCGGCTGGGTGAGCCCGAGGTGCTCTACTGGCACGAATTAGACGCCGGATTTGCCGGGCGACAAACGCTCACGGCCGATAGCGTGGCCAGCGATTCTTCCTTGTCGGGCGAAACGGACGACGCACCGGCTTCCGACGGCGAAATCTAG
- a CDS encoding 4Fe-4S binding protein, which yields MLQWFRDVRDAVMTVASGMWVTLRYWLITYDPERRTFTHQYEYPELPVPVAARYRGFHRYDLTTCIACDQCAKACPVDCIYIGKERVPQGKGFRITTFTIDYSKCMFCALCVEPCPVDCIFMGATHDLSCYSRDGCIVDFSRLPVEAAWGRATLNPTLVAESKVIAEPVHGGPNQ from the coding sequence ATGTTGCAGTGGTTTCGCGACGTTCGCGACGCGGTGATGACCGTGGCGAGCGGTATGTGGGTAACGCTCCGCTACTGGTTGATCACCTACGATCCCGAGCGCCGTACGTTCACCCATCAATACGAGTATCCGGAGTTGCCGGTTCCGGTGGCGGCTCGATATCGGGGCTTCCACCGCTACGACTTGACCACGTGCATCGCCTGCGATCAGTGCGCCAAGGCCTGCCCGGTCGACTGCATTTACATCGGCAAAGAGCGCGTGCCGCAGGGCAAGGGCTTTCGCATCACGACGTTCACGATCGACTATTCGAAGTGCATGTTCTGCGCCTTGTGCGTGGAGCCTTGCCCGGTGGATTGCATCTTTATGGGAGCGACCCACGACCTGAGCTGCTACAGCCGGGACGGATGCATCGTCGACTTCTCGCGTCTGCCGGTCGAGGCGGCGTGGGGACGTGCCACGTTGAACCCAACCCTCGTGGCCGAGTCGAAGGTTATTGCGGAACCGGTTCACGGCGGCCCCAATCAGTGA
- a CDS encoding cyclic nucleotide-binding domain-containing protein, producing the protein MDEPATNHDTPAADELLRRRSISAAEQCLRRCDLCRGLDAAEIRSLAENVRLVRFYAGEVVCRQHEHGNCMYVVVRGRVRVSIEEPNREFRLLDHLGRGEHFGEMAMLTAQPHMATITAVVDTELLELDLAHFERLLTTIPAFGANLSRALGFRLQRVTVRRPRRWQPTIVGLVNTSPRTQQLVKPLARLLVGTGGSVEILTDRVERLMPDGGYLVERIPEGLDVPAKTAAIRERLAHVAEHHERVFLDVTFGGYGELLGKVLEPCEQVWWLIESSYAEAAFDALRKLLMEAPALAERIHLVWIEREEERFAPLVPDDIRVAPADFKVVLSASGEATTRAQRHSLLRLIRYLRGTRVGLALSGGGARGMAHLGVLRAFEREDICIDMLAGTSSGALTGISYAGGWEAEYALENFQRVLTPPRHFRMMPGGRSWYLLSKFRTGAWDAMLRPYAGDARIEQLRVPFYVVAVDLVSGKQVIRERGDAIHAVLESINLPIMSHPILRDGMALVDGGVLNSLPADILPERGADLVIGVDVTWKLAPRFGGNVPSTPTHRMRRPGMIETFLRLSEVQDAGLAALRAHYVDLLITPDASAFEFGDFSRAHELANVGEAAAAEVMPQLKQLIADLESR; encoded by the coding sequence ATGGACGAACCCGCCACGAATCACGACACGCCGGCCGCGGACGAACTGCTGCGGCGCCGGTCGATTTCGGCCGCCGAACAGTGTCTGCGGCGGTGTGACCTCTGTCGCGGGCTCGACGCGGCCGAGATCCGCTCGCTGGCCGAGAATGTCCGCCTCGTACGTTTCTACGCGGGCGAGGTAGTTTGCCGCCAGCACGAGCACGGCAACTGCATGTACGTCGTCGTGCGGGGGCGCGTCCGCGTGTCGATCGAGGAGCCGAATCGCGAGTTTCGCCTGCTCGACCATCTGGGACGCGGCGAGCACTTTGGCGAGATGGCCATGCTCACCGCGCAGCCGCACATGGCCACCATCACCGCCGTGGTCGATACCGAGCTGCTCGAGCTCGACCTGGCCCATTTCGAGCGACTGCTGACGACGATCCCGGCCTTCGGCGCCAATCTGAGCCGCGCGCTGGGATTCCGGTTACAGCGGGTTACGGTCCGGCGACCGCGCCGCTGGCAGCCGACGATCGTGGGGCTGGTCAACACGTCGCCGCGCACACAGCAGTTGGTGAAGCCACTGGCACGATTGCTCGTCGGCACTGGTGGATCGGTCGAGATCCTGACCGATCGCGTCGAACGGTTGATGCCCGACGGGGGGTACCTCGTCGAACGCATTCCCGAGGGGCTCGACGTGCCGGCCAAAACTGCGGCGATTCGCGAGCGATTGGCGCACGTGGCCGAGCATCACGAGCGCGTCTTTCTCGATGTCACTTTCGGGGGTTATGGCGAACTGCTGGGCAAGGTGCTCGAACCGTGCGAACAGGTCTGGTGGCTCATCGAGTCGAGCTACGCCGAGGCGGCCTTCGATGCCCTGCGCAAGCTGCTCATGGAAGCTCCCGCACTGGCCGAGCGGATTCATCTCGTGTGGATCGAACGCGAGGAGGAGCGCTTCGCGCCGCTCGTGCCCGACGATATTCGCGTCGCCCCGGCCGATTTCAAAGTCGTCCTCTCCGCGAGCGGCGAGGCGACGACGCGCGCGCAACGCCACAGCCTGCTACGGTTGATTCGCTATCTGCGCGGGACGCGCGTCGGCCTGGCGCTCAGCGGCGGCGGAGCGCGCGGCATGGCTCACCTGGGGGTGTTGCGCGCCTTCGAACGCGAAGATATCTGTATCGATATGCTCGCCGGCACGAGCAGCGGTGCGCTGACCGGCATTTCTTACGCGGGTGGTTGGGAGGCCGAGTATGCCCTCGAGAACTTCCAACGCGTGCTGACGCCGCCGCGGCACTTTCGCATGATGCCCGGCGGTCGAAGCTGGTATTTGCTCTCCAAGTTTCGCACCGGCGCCTGGGACGCCATGTTGCGACCCTACGCGGGAGACGCGCGGATCGAACAGTTGCGCGTGCCGTTCTATGTGGTGGCGGTCGACCTGGTGAGTGGCAAACAGGTGATTCGCGAGCGGGGTGACGCGATCCATGCCGTGCTCGAAAGCATCAATCTGCCGATCATGTCGCATCCGATCCTGCGCGACGGTATGGCGCTGGTCGACGGAGGCGTGTTGAACAGCCTGCCGGCCGACATCCTGCCCGAGCGCGGGGCCGATCTCGTGATCGGAGTCGACGTGACCTGGAAGCTCGCGCCGCGATTTGGCGGCAATGTGCCGTCCACGCCCACGCATCGCATGCGCCGCCCTGGCATGATCGAGACCTTCTTGCGGCTGAGCGAGGTGCAGGACGCGGGGCTTGCGGCGCTGCGGGCGCATTATGTCGACCTGTTGATCACGCCCGACGCGTCTGCCTTCGAGTTCGGCGATTTCAGCCGCGCGCACGAACTGGCCAACGTCGGCGAAGCGGCCGCGGCCGAAGTGATGCCGCAGTTGAAGCAACTCATCGCGGATCTGGAATCACGCTAG
- the csrA gene encoding carbon storage regulator CsrA, whose protein sequence is MLVLSRKKNESIVINNDITIVVVEIRGDKVRLGVEAPKEVPVHRREVYEAIRRNDGADAARPAEKADTSGEV, encoded by the coding sequence ATGTTGGTCCTATCTCGCAAGAAGAACGAGAGTATTGTCATCAACAATGACATTACGATCGTAGTGGTTGAGATTCGCGGTGACAAGGTCCGCCTGGGAGTGGAAGCTCCCAAGGAAGTGCCCGTGCATCGTCGCGAAGTCTATGAAGCCATTCGGCGTAACGACGGCGCTGACGCGGCTCGCCCGGCGGAAAAGGCGGATACTTCAGGCGAAGTTTGA
- a CDS encoding NADH-quinone oxidoreductase subunit A — translation MTPTSIVAYLALFTTVGLLFLFVHLCMGHFLRPKAPNREKLEVYECGEPTIGSSFVQFDIRFYVVALLFIIFDVEVAFFFPWATVFGKATHLMDPHLQNQPDAVYNSAVAGTLRELGVPNAVEQAPFDPSEITALASRIAWTSLADILVFFAVLMVGFAYVWKRGDLDWVRAVSHQRAERSPTGPSLVEEEEPMLV, via the coding sequence ATGACACCGACGTCGATTGTCGCCTACCTTGCCTTGTTCACGACGGTAGGTCTGCTCTTCCTCTTCGTTCACTTGTGCATGGGGCATTTCCTGCGTCCCAAAGCGCCGAACAGGGAAAAGCTCGAGGTGTACGAATGCGGCGAGCCGACGATCGGCTCGAGCTTTGTGCAGTTCGACATTCGCTTTTACGTCGTGGCGTTGTTGTTCATCATCTTCGACGTGGAAGTCGCCTTCTTCTTTCCGTGGGCCACGGTGTTTGGCAAGGCCACGCACTTGATGGATCCGCACCTGCAGAATCAACCCGACGCCGTCTACAACTCGGCCGTGGCTGGCACGCTGCGCGAGTTGGGCGTGCCCAACGCCGTCGAGCAAGCTCCCTTCGACCCGAGCGAGATCACGGCCCTGGCCAGCCGGATCGCCTGGACGTCGTTGGCCGATATCCTCGTCTTCTTCGCCGTGTTGATGGTGGGCTTCGCCTACGTCTGGAAGCGCGGCGATCTCGACTGGGTGCGCGCCGTCAGTCACCAACGTGCCGAGCGTAGTCCGACGGGTCCGTCGCTGGTCGAAGAAGAAGAGCCGATGTTGGTCTGA
- a CDS encoding NADH-quinone oxidoreductase subunit D — protein sequence MATKLDDPRIIEFDVRTDEMLVNMGPQHPSTHGVLRVVLRTDGEVVSEVTPHIGYLHRCAEKIGENLTPRQWIPYTDRMDYLAGMNMNLGWALTVEKLMKLEVPEKGRHLRVIIAELGRIASHLVGMGTYGLDLGTFSPFMYGFREREKILDLFEEACGARLTYSYITVGGATHDLPRGWLAKCEKFLDELLPVIDHCHELLTTNAIFVRRAANIGLLSPEMAIAYGCTGPVLRGSGVDQDLRRDGEEFYTQMYDGYAFEVIVQKDGHYPKDHNYPAVPNLAVLGDCWHRFYVRMLEVMQSIDLVRQAIDRYSTAEGSYGEPVKLTEKLPKGESYLETECPKGQMGFYLVSDGTPIPWRVRARSSCFSNLCVVHELCRGCLIADVPAILGSLDIVMGEIDR from the coding sequence ATGGCCACGAAGCTAGACGATCCCCGCATCATCGAGTTCGACGTTCGCACGGACGAGATGCTGGTGAACATGGGCCCGCAGCATCCCAGCACGCACGGCGTGTTGCGCGTGGTGTTGCGAACCGACGGCGAAGTCGTTTCCGAGGTCACGCCGCACATCGGCTATCTGCATCGCTGCGCGGAAAAGATCGGCGAGAATCTCACGCCGCGGCAGTGGATTCCCTACACCGACCGGATGGACTACCTGGCCGGCATGAACATGAATCTCGGCTGGGCCCTGACGGTCGAGAAGCTGATGAAGCTCGAGGTGCCCGAGAAGGGGCGCCACCTGCGCGTCATCATTGCCGAGTTGGGGCGCATCGCCAGCCACCTGGTGGGCATGGGCACGTACGGTCTCGACCTCGGCACGTTCAGCCCCTTTATGTACGGCTTCCGCGAACGCGAGAAGATTCTCGACCTGTTCGAAGAGGCCTGCGGCGCGCGGCTCACCTACAGCTACATCACCGTCGGCGGCGCCACGCACGATCTGCCGCGCGGCTGGTTGGCCAAGTGCGAGAAGTTTCTCGACGAGCTGCTGCCGGTGATCGACCATTGCCACGAGTTGCTCACGACGAACGCGATCTTCGTGCGGCGTGCCGCGAATATCGGCCTCCTTTCTCCTGAGATGGCGATCGCCTATGGCTGCACGGGCCCGGTGCTGCGCGGCAGCGGCGTCGACCAGGACCTGCGCCGCGACGGCGAAGAGTTCTACACGCAGATGTACGACGGCTACGCCTTCGAGGTGATCGTGCAGAAGGACGGTCACTATCCGAAGGACCACAATTACCCGGCCGTGCCGAACCTGGCGGTGCTAGGCGATTGCTGGCACCGGTTTTATGTCCGCATGCTCGAGGTGATGCAGTCGATCGATCTCGTGCGACAGGCGATCGACCGTTACAGCACGGCCGAGGGCTCGTACGGCGAGCCGGTCAAGCTGACCGAGAAGCTCCCCAAGGGAGAAAGCTATCTCGAGACGGAATGCCCGAAGGGGCAGATGGGCTTCTACCTGGTGAGCGATGGCACGCCCATACCGTGGCGCGTGCGAGCGCGGAGCAGTTGCTTCTCGAACCTGTGTGTCGTTCACGAGCTCTGCCGCGGCTGCCTGATCGCCGACGTGCCGGCAATCCTCGGCTCGCTCGACATCGTAATGGGCGAGATCGACCGCTAG